A part of Vicia villosa cultivar HV-30 ecotype Madison, WI unplaced genomic scaffold, Vvil1.0 ctg.000731F_1_1, whole genome shotgun sequence genomic DNA contains:
- the LOC131630755 gene encoding non-specific lipid-transfer protein A-like, whose translation MSSQKTVAVILVLCMVMTTTLHASEIDDVSCSEAVSSLLPCLPFLEGSLPATPSADCCTGATNLFNKANTTPIKRSVCQCLKDASTKFAVKPDRAAQFPQLCHINVPFPISASVDCSKIQVVNKS comes from the exons ATGTCAAGCCAGAAAACAGTTGCTGTAATATTGGTTTTATGCATGGTAATGACAACAACATTACATGCAAGTGAAATCGATGATGTTTCATGTTCAGAGGCAGTTTCATCTCTGTTGCCATGTCTACCTTTTCTAGAAGGTTCTCTTCCAGCCACACCATCTGCTGACTGTTGCACTGGAGCTACTAATTTGTTCAATAAAGCAAACACAACTCCTATTAAGAGAAGTGTCTGCCAATGTCTCAAAGATGCTTCTACTAAATTTGCAGTTAAACCAGACAGAGCTGCTCAATTTCCACAACTTTGTCATATTAATGTGCCTTTTCCAATTAGTGCTTCGGTTGATTGTAGCAA GATTCAAGTTGTTAATAAATCTTGA